The sequence CCAGCAGCTTCTTGCCCGGGGTGCGGCCCCAACGGGCCGTGGGCAGCGCCTCGTAGAGGATCCCGAAGAGGAGGACGGCGCCGAGGACCACGCCCAGGTGGGCGGCGATGGTCCCGTCGAGGAGCCAGACGGTGGTGGTGCGGCCGCTCGCCCGGGCGGCGTCCACCTTGGCCTCGACGTGGGCGGTGGCCTCGGGCAGGAGCGGCCGGGCCACGGCCACCGCGACGGCGGCGTGGACGAGCGAGTCCAGGAGGCGGGCCACGGCCCGGCGCGGCAGTCCGGCGGGGCGCACGGCCCGCTCGGCCATCCGCTCGAACACCTCCCGGGGCGTACGGGCCCCCGCGGGGCGGGGGCCGGCGCCGTCGGGGCGGACCTCCTCGGGCCCGAGCGGCTCCCGGCTCCGCGGCTGGGGCCGTGCCTCCGGCCGGGGCTCCGACGCGGCCGGCGCCTCGGGCCGTGTCGCGATCCTCGGGCGCACCCCGGCGGGGCGCGGCGCCCACACCTCGGGCCGGTCGGCGGCCGGGGCGGCCGGCGCCTCGGGGGTGAGGGGGCGCGGCCGGGACGGCGCGGGAGCGGGGGCCGGGGTGGGCGCGGGCACCGGCGCGGGGGCCGGGGCGGGAGCGGCGACCGCTTCGGGCCAGGAGGAGGTGAGCCCGGACGCGCCGGGCCCGCCGGTCCCGGGGGCGTCGGGCCAGGCCGGGTTCCGGTCCGGAGCCGGGGTCTGGGCGGCCGGGGAGCGCACCGACAGGATCCCCGCGGAGGCCTGCTCGGGACGTCTCGCGGGGGCCGCCGCGGGGGCCGCCGCGGCGGCTGCCGTCCGGGCCAGGGAGATGCCCGCCGACCGCGGTGACGGTTCCGGTTCCGGTTCGGGTTCCGGTTCGGGCCGCGGAGCGGGCTGCGCGGCGGGTTCCGGATCCGGCGTGCTGCCCCATGACACCCGGTGGTCGCGGGGCCCGCCGAAGCCGGCCTGGTGCACGGGGTCGGCCTGCCACACCACGGGCTCGGCGACGGCCGCGGGGGCGGGAACGGGCGCAGGAGCGGGTTCCGGGAGCGCCTCGGTCATCGAGGTCTGGTCGAGGAACACCGGCCCGGTCTCGTCCGCGCGCACGGCGTGCCCGCCGTGAACCATCGGTACGGCGGGTGCCGCGGGCGTGGCGACGGGGGCGGGTGCGGGGGTGGCCTGCGCGACAGGTGCCTGCTGCGGGGCAGGGCGGCTCGTACCCGGAACCCAGGCCGCTCCGTTCCAGTAGCGGATGTACCCCGGGATGGACGGATCCGGGTAGTAGCCCTCGCGGGCCGCGTGCTCGCCGTCACCAGGGGAGGCCGTCATGTCCCCAACTCCGATCGTGGCTTGAGGCTTGTGCAAGGGAGGACCATAGCCAAGAACCGCCCCCCGACAGGTCCGGTAACGGGAGAATCCAAGCAAACGAGCGAACGTCACCCTGCACGACGGTTTTCGGTCAGCCGAAAGAAATCAGCCAATCTCCGGTTCGTCGCACGAAGTCGCGTCATACCCGGGCACACTGCCGCTCTCTCCGGGTGTGGGGCACCGTCCGGCCCCTCGCACCGAACCGAAGTGAGGCCGTCATGCACCACCCCGTCATCGAGCGCGAGCTGGAACTGAAGCTGGTCCTGTCCCCCGAGCGCAGCATCGCCGTGCCCGCCCGGCTGCTCTACGTCACGCACGACCCGTACGCCGTCCACATCACCTTCCACACCGGCTCGAACACCCCCGTCAACTGGACGTTCGCCCGCGAGCTGCTGGTCGAGGGGGTGTTCCGCCCCTGCGGCCACGGCGACGTCCGGATCTGGCCCACGAAGGTCGACAACAAGGCCGTGCTCTGCATGGCGCTCACCTCCCCCGACGGCGACGCCCTCCTGGAAGCCCCCGCCGGCGCGGTGTCGGCCTGGCTGGAGCGCACCCTGCGCGTCGTTCCGCCCGGCACCGAGACCGAGCGGCTCGGCCTGGACGACGCGCTGGTCGAGCTGCTCACCCCGACGCCGGCCGACGACCTGTGGCTGCGCGACCCGTGGCCGTCGGACGAGTCGGCGGACGGGGACCTGTGAGGCGGGGCGAGCGCGCGCGGGCCGGCCCGGACGGTCGGGCCGAGGTGTCAGAAGAGCTTGCCGGGATTGAGCAGCCCGAGCGGGTCGAAGGCCTGCTTGACGGCCCGTTGCATCTCCAGCCCCACCGGGCCGAGTTCGCGGGCCAGCCACTCCTTCTTCAGCACGCCGACCCCGTGTTCGCCGGTGATGGTCCCGCCCAGGGAGAGGCCGAGCGCCATGATCTCGCCGAAGGACTCGCGGGCCCGCCGCGTCTCGTCCTCGTCCGCGGGGTCGAAGCAGACGATCGGGTGGGTGTTGCCGTCGCCGGCGTGCGCGCAGACCCCGATGAGCAGGTCCTGGGCGCGGGCGATGGCGGCCGTACCGTCCAGCATCTCGCCGAGCCGCGAGCGCGGTACGCACACGTCGTCGATCATCGTCGCCGGCCGCAGCGCCTCCAGCGCGGGGAAGGCCATCCGCCGTGCCTGGAGCAGCAGTTCGGTCTCCGCCTCGTCCTCGGCGGGCACCACGGCGGTGGCCCCGGCGGCCGTGCACAGCTCGCCGACGGCCGCGAGGTCCTCGGGAGCGTGCGGGGTGTCGAAGGCGGCCAGCAGGAGGGCCTCGGTGGCCTCGGGCAGCCCCATCTTCCCGAGGGCGTTGACGGCCCGGACGGTCGTCCGGTCCATCAGTTCCAGCAGCGAGGGGGTCAGGCCCGCCTCCATGACGGCGCAGACGGCCTCGCAGGCGGCCGCCACGGAGGGGAACTCGGCGGCGAGCGCCAACTGCCGCGGCGGCGCCGGTCGCAGGGCGAGGACGGCCTGGACGACCACGCCCAGGCTGCCCTCGGAGCCCACGAAGAGCCGGGTCAGGTCGTAGCCGGCCACGCCCTTGGCGGTACGCCGGCCCGTGCGCAGCAGCCGCCCGTCGGCCAGGACCACGTCGAGGCCGAGCACGTACTCGGCGGTGACCCCGTACTTGACGCAGCACAGGCCGCCCGAGGCGGTGCCGATGTTGCCGCCGATGGTGCACTGCTCCCAGCTGGAGGGATCGGGCGGGTAGTACAGGCCCTGGCGGGCGACCTCGCGCGAGAGCACGGCGTTCACCACGCCGGGCTCGACCACGGCGATCCGGTCGACGGCGCTGATCTCCAGGATCCGGTCCATCTTGACGAGCGAGAGCACGATGCAGCCGTCGGAGGCGTTGGCGCCGCCCGACAGGCCCGTCCGGGCACCCTGCGGGACCACGGGGATCCGTAGGGCGGTGGCGGTGCGCAGGACGTGCTGGACCTGCTCCACGGTCCGGGGCAGGACGACGGCGGCCGGTGTGCCGGCGGCGCAGAAGCTGGCCATGTCGGTGGCGTAGGAGGTGGTCACCTGGGGATCGGTGAGCAGGGCCTCGGCGGGGAGCCCTTCGAGCAGGCCGGCCCGCAGACGTGCGAAGAGATCGTCATCCATGGGACCAGCGTGGCAGCCGGGGCCATCGGTGTGAACACGACCGCGCTCCCCTTCGGACACCTCCGCGAACTCTTCATATTGACGCACAGTGACCCCATGGACCGTATCGACGAGGAATCGCAGACGCCGGCGCCGCCCGTGACCTTCACCGGCCGCAAGACGCTCGTGGCGGCCGCGGTCGCCGTGGTCCTGATCGCCGGGGCCCTGCTGATCCGGCCTGCCAGGACCGATGACGACGCCCGTCCGCCGGAGCCGAGCGAGCGTGCCGCGTCGGCGGTGGGCATGGGCGCACCCGCCGCGGCGGTGGACGTGACGGCGCTGGTCGCCGATAGGGAGAAGTGGCTCGCGGCGCACCCGGACGATGACGCCTCGTGGGCCGTGCTCGGCTCCGCGTACCTCGAACAGGCGCGGCGGACGGCCGAATCCGGCTGGTATCCGAAGGCGGAGAAGGCCCTGAAGCGCTCGCTGGAGCTCCGCCCGGCCGAGAAGGGCAACTTCGACGCGATGACGGGCATGGGCGCGCTGGCCAATGCCCGGCGGGACTTCGGGACGGCCCGCAAGTGGGGCGAGCTCGTCCGGGCGCAGGCGCCCAAGCGGTGGGGGGCGTACCCGGTGCTGGTGGACGCGTACACCGGGCTCGGCGACTACAAGGGCGCGCAGAAGGCGATGGAGCTGCTGCTGGACATGCGGCCGGGCCTGGCCGCGTACGTCAGGGCCTCGCAGGTCTACCGGGACCGCGGCTGGCGCGAGGACGCGGTGGTGGCGATGGAGCACGCGGCGGGCGCGGCGAAGACCCCGGCGGAGAAGGCGTACGCGCTGTTCCGGCTCGGGGAGCTGTCCTGGGAGCGGGGCGACCCGGCCGAGGCGCTGCGGCAGTACGAGGGCGCGCTGCGGACGGATCCGGCGCAGGCGGAGGCGCTGGGCGGCCGGGCTCGCGCGCTGGCCGCGCTGGGCCGCGGCGGGGAGGCGGTCCGGGACTACCGGATGGCGCTGGGCCGGTCCGCGATGCCGCAGCTGGCGCGGGAGCTGGGCGAGCTGCTGGAGGCGCTGGGGCGGCCGCAGGAGGCGCGTACCCAGTACGAGGCGCTGACCACGATGGTGGCCCGGGACACCACGAACGGGGTCGACGACGCCGTGCTCCTCGGGCTGTACGAGGCGGACCACGGGGATGCGGTGGCGGCTGTGCGGCGCCTGTCGCAGGAGTGGTCACGGCACAAGAGCGTGCAGGTCGCGGACGCGCTGGGGTGGGCGCTGCACCAGAGCGGCGACGACGCGGCGGCGCTGGAGTACGCGAAGAAGGCCACGGAACCGGGGCTGCGCAGCGCCGACTTCGCCTACCACCGGGCGCTGATCGAGCAGGGCCTCGGTGACGAGGAGGCGGCCCGCCGTCACCTCCAGGAGGCCATGCGGACGAACCCGCACTTCTCGCCGCTGCGCGGGCCGCTGGCGAAGCAGGCCCTGACGTCGATCGCCCAGCCGGCGCCGGGCGGCCCCGAGAACATCCGCCCGACGGCCCCCTGGGTGGAGCCGGAACTCCCGAAGGCCGCGAAGCCGAAGCCGACCCCGTCGGGGCGCTGAGCGGCGGGGCCGGGGGCCGGCGGAGGCGCCCCCGGAAGCACGGCGGCGCCGCACCCGTGCACGGGTGCGGCGCCGGGCCCCCCTCGGGCCGTGCCGGCTGCTAGAGGTTGCCGCGCTTGTCCTGCTCGCGCTCGATCGCCTCGAACAGGGCCTTGAAGTTGCCCTTGCCGAAGCCCATCGAGCCGTGCCGCTCGATGATCTCGAAGAAGACCGTCGGGCGGTCCTGCACCGGCTTGGTGAAGATCTGCAGCAGGTAGCCGTCCTCGTCGCGGTCGGCCAGGATCTTCAGCTCGCGCAGCTCGTCGATCGGCACCCGGGTGTCGCCGACCCACTCGCCGAGGGTGTCGTAGTAGGTGTCCGGGACGGACAGGAACTGGACGCCCGCCGCGCGCATCGAGCGGACCGTCGAGACGATGTCGTTCGAGGCCAGCGCGATGTGCTGGACACCGGGGCCGTTGTAGAACTCCAGGTACTCGTCGATCTGCGACTTCTTCTTCGCGATCGCCGGCTCGTTGATCGGGAACTTGACCTTCTTGGTGCCGTCCGCGACCACCTTGGACATCAGCGCCGAGTACTCGGTCGCGATGTCGTCGCCCACGAACTCCTTCATGTTCGTGAAGCCCATGACCTTGTTGTAGAACGCGACCCACTCGTTCATCCGGCCGAGCTCGACGTTGCCGACGCAGTGGTCGATCGCCTGGAAGGTGCGCTTGGCCGGGGGCGCCACCATCGGCTCGACGGCCTCGTAGCCCGGCAGGTACGGGCCGGTGTAGTCACCGCGCTCGACCAGCGTGTGGCGGGTCTGACCATAGGTCGCGATCGCGGCCAGCACGACCGTGCCGTTCTCGTCCTTGACCTCGTACGGCTCGTCCAGCCCGCGGGCGCCCTGCTCGACGGCGTACGCGTACGCCGCGCGGACGTCCGGGACCTCGATGGCGAGGTCGATCACGCCGTCGCCGTGCTCGGTGACGTGCTCGGCGAGGAAGCGGCCGTGGTCGGTCGTCGCCTTGATGACCGAGGTCAGCACGAAGCGCGCGGAGCCGTTGGTCAGGACGTAGCTGGCGGTCTCGCGGGAGCCGGTCTCCGGTCCGGAGTAGGCCACGAGCTTCATGCCGAAGGCGGTCGAGTAGTAGTGCGCGGCCTGCTTGGCATTGCCGACGGCGAAGACGACCGCGTCCATGCCCTTCACCGGGAAGGGGTCTGCCTCACGCGCGGTGTGCGGGGTGGTGTCGAGGGTCTCAGTCATGAGACGCAGAGTCCCGCCGATCCACAAGCTGCGCAATAGTTTCCTGATTGGCTGTACAAACTGCCCAGGATGACCGCAGGCTGTGTGAAACATCTGTGCACTATGACCACCCGCGGGCACGCGTGGGCACCCGGAGGCATCCATGGGCATCGACGAACTCGACGGCCGGCTCATCGTCCTGCTCGCCCGCGAGCCCCGGATCGGGGTCCTGGAGGCCTCACGACGGCTCGGGGTGGCCCGCGGGACCGTCCAGGCCCGCCTGGACCGGCTCCAGTCGAACGGGGTCATCCGCGGGTTCGGCCCGCAGGTCGACCCGACGGCCCTCGGCTATCCGGTGACCGCGTTCGCGACGCTGGAGATCAAGCAGGGACAGGGGGCGGACGTACGGGCGCACCTGAACGGGGTGCCGGAGGTGCTGGAGCTGCACACCACCACCGGGCACGGAGACATGCTGTGCCGGCTGGTGGCCCGGTCCAACGCCGACCTCCAGCGGGTGATCGACCGCGTCGTCGGCTTCGAGGGGATCGTGCGGGCCTCCACGGCGATCGTGATGGAGAACCCCGTACCCCTGCGGATCATCCCGCTGGTGGAGC comes from Streptomyces virginiae and encodes:
- a CDS encoding tetratricopeptide repeat protein codes for the protein MDRIDEESQTPAPPVTFTGRKTLVAAAVAVVLIAGALLIRPARTDDDARPPEPSERAASAVGMGAPAAAVDVTALVADREKWLAAHPDDDASWAVLGSAYLEQARRTAESGWYPKAEKALKRSLELRPAEKGNFDAMTGMGALANARRDFGTARKWGELVRAQAPKRWGAYPVLVDAYTGLGDYKGAQKAMELLLDMRPGLAAYVRASQVYRDRGWREDAVVAMEHAAGAAKTPAEKAYALFRLGELSWERGDPAEALRQYEGALRTDPAQAEALGGRARALAALGRGGEAVRDYRMALGRSAMPQLARELGELLEALGRPQEARTQYEALTTMVARDTTNGVDDAVLLGLYEADHGDAVAAVRRLSQEWSRHKSVQVADALGWALHQSGDDAAALEYAKKATEPGLRSADFAYHRALIEQGLGDEEAARRHLQEAMRTNPHFSPLRGPLAKQALTSIAQPAPGGPENIRPTAPWVEPELPKAAKPKPTPSGR
- a CDS encoding RDD family protein, coding for MTASPGDGEHAAREGYYPDPSIPGYIRYWNGAAWVPGTSRPAPQQAPVAQATPAPAPVATPAAPAVPMVHGGHAVRADETGPVFLDQTSMTEALPEPAPAPVPAPAAVAEPVVWQADPVHQAGFGGPRDHRVSWGSTPDPEPAAQPAPRPEPEPEPEPEPSPRSAGISLARTAAAAAAPAAAPARRPEQASAGILSVRSPAAQTPAPDRNPAWPDAPGTGGPGASGLTSSWPEAVAAPAPAPAPVPAPTPAPAPAPSRPRPLTPEAPAAPAADRPEVWAPRPAGVRPRIATRPEAPAASEPRPEARPQPRSREPLGPEEVRPDGAGPRPAGARTPREVFERMAERAVRPAGLPRRAVARLLDSLVHAAVAVAVARPLLPEATAHVEAKVDAARASGRTTTVWLLDGTIAAHLGVVLGAVLLFGILYEALPTARWGRTPGKKLLGVRVLATATLRPPTFGAALRRWLVYAFLGLPGSLWCLVDRPRRQAWHDKAARTYVAR
- a CDS encoding SsgA family sporulation/cell division regulator — protein: MHHPVIERELELKLVLSPERSIAVPARLLYVTHDPYAVHITFHTGSNTPVNWTFARELLVEGVFRPCGHGDVRIWPTKVDNKAVLCMALTSPDGDALLEAPAGAVSAWLERTLRVVPPGTETERLGLDDALVELLTPTPADDLWLRDPWPSDESADGDL
- the hppD gene encoding 4-hydroxyphenylpyruvate dioxygenase, which produces MTETLDTTPHTAREADPFPVKGMDAVVFAVGNAKQAAHYYSTAFGMKLVAYSGPETGSRETASYVLTNGSARFVLTSVIKATTDHGRFLAEHVTEHGDGVIDLAIEVPDVRAAYAYAVEQGARGLDEPYEVKDENGTVVLAAIATYGQTRHTLVERGDYTGPYLPGYEAVEPMVAPPAKRTFQAIDHCVGNVELGRMNEWVAFYNKVMGFTNMKEFVGDDIATEYSALMSKVVADGTKKVKFPINEPAIAKKKSQIDEYLEFYNGPGVQHIALASNDIVSTVRSMRAAGVQFLSVPDTYYDTLGEWVGDTRVPIDELRELKILADRDEDGYLLQIFTKPVQDRPTVFFEIIERHGSMGFGKGNFKALFEAIEREQDKRGNL
- a CDS encoding FAD-binding oxidoreductase codes for the protein MDDDLFARLRAGLLEGLPAEALLTDPQVTTSYATDMASFCAAGTPAAVVLPRTVEQVQHVLRTATALRIPVVPQGARTGLSGGANASDGCIVLSLVKMDRILEISAVDRIAVVEPGVVNAVLSREVARQGLYYPPDPSSWEQCTIGGNIGTASGGLCCVKYGVTAEYVLGLDVVLADGRLLRTGRRTAKGVAGYDLTRLFVGSEGSLGVVVQAVLALRPAPPRQLALAAEFPSVAAACEAVCAVMEAGLTPSLLELMDRTTVRAVNALGKMGLPEATEALLLAAFDTPHAPEDLAAVGELCTAAGATAVVPAEDEAETELLLQARRMAFPALEALRPATMIDDVCVPRSRLGEMLDGTAAIARAQDLLIGVCAHAGDGNTHPIVCFDPADEDETRRARESFGEIMALGLSLGGTITGEHGVGVLKKEWLARELGPVGLEMQRAVKQAFDPLGLLNPGKLF
- a CDS encoding Lrp/AsnC family transcriptional regulator, whose protein sequence is MGIDELDGRLIVLLAREPRIGVLEASRRLGVARGTVQARLDRLQSNGVIRGFGPQVDPTALGYPVTAFATLEIKQGQGADVRAHLNGVPEVLELHTTTGHGDMLCRLVARSNADLQRVIDRVVGFEGIVRASTAIVMENPVPLRIIPLVEQAAEDDTRA